In one Brassica oleracea var. oleracea cultivar TO1000 chromosome C9, BOL, whole genome shotgun sequence genomic region, the following are encoded:
- the LOC106316704 gene encoding protein transport protein Sec61 subunit beta has translation MAKGSSQSQQSTSTASSASRPGLAAPRGSAAATAGMRRRKLGGGGGASAGGGSGAGGGSNNMLRFYTDEAPGLKISPTVVLIMSLCFIGFVTALHVFGKLYLHKSGSKA, from the coding sequence ATGGCTAAAGGCTCTTCCCAGTCCCAACAATCAACCTCCACCGCCTCCTCAGCCTCCCGTCCCGGTCTGGCTGCTCCTCGTGGATCCGCCGCCGCTACGGCTGGCATGCGTCGCCGCAAGCTCGGTGGCGGTGGAGGCGCATCGGCAGGGGGAGGATCCGGTGCAGGAGGAGGATCGAACAACATGCTGAGATTCTACACGGATGAAGCTCCAGGTTTGAAGATATCACCGACGGTTGTTCTCATTATGAGTCTCTGTTTCATCGGTTTTGTCACCGCTCTTCACGTCTTTGGAAAGCTCTACCTTCACAAGTCCGGATCCAAAGCTTAG
- the LOC106317141 gene encoding dehydrodolichyl diphosphate synthase 8-like, with the protein MNTREEVGEFSKLFNGFMTLMRRFIFKVLCVGPIPNHISFIMDGNRRFAKKHNLQDLDAGHRAGFVSVTHVLQYCQEIGVPYVTLYAFGHDNFRREPEEVKCVMDLMLEKIELTIDQAISGNLNNLKVIFIGDLNMLNERLKAAAQRLMEVTEENRGLMVVVCVAYSTSHEIVHAIRESCVKKCGDGDSPQVLEVSDIEECMYTSIVPDPALVIRTGGRDRLSNFMTWQTSKSLLHTTVALWPELGLWHLVWAILKFQRMQNYLQKKQELD; encoded by the coding sequence ATGAATACCCGAGAAGAAGTAGGTGAATTCTCTAAACTCTTCAATGGTTTCATGACTCTAATGAGGAGATTCATATTCAAAGTTCTATGCGTCGGTCCAATCCCTAACCACATCTCATTCATCATGGATGGAAACCGCAGATTCGCCAAGAAACACAATCTTCAAGACCTAGACGCAGGACACAGAGCTGGTTTTGTATCCGTAACACATGTTCTTCAGTACTGCCAAGAGATTGGTGTACCGTACGTCACACTCTACGCCTTTGGCCACGATAATTTCAGGAGAGAACCTGAAGAAGTCAAGTGTGTGATGGATCTGATGCTTGAGAAAATCGAGCTCACAATCGATCAAGCTATCTCCGGGAATCTAAACAATTTGAAAGTGATCTTTATTGGTGATTTGAATATGTTAAACGAGCGTCTTAAAGCCGCAGCGCAGAGACTGATGGAAGTTACCGAGGAGAATAGAGGTTTAATGGTTGTGGTTTGCGTTGCTTACAGCACAAGTCACGAGATTGTTCACGCTATTAGAGAATCTTGTGTAAAGAAGTGTGGTGATGGAGATAGTCCTCAGGTTTTGGAGGTGAGTGACATTGAAGAGTGTATGTATACATCAATTGTTCCTGATCCTGCTCTTGTAATAAGAACAGGAGGACGAGATCGGCTGAGTAACTTCATGACTTGGCAGACTTCAAAGTCTCTCCTTCATACCACGGTGGCTCTTTGGCCGGAGTTAGGTCTTTGGCATTTGGTTTGGGCTATTCTTAAATTCCAGAGGATGCAAAATTACTTGCAGAAGAAGCAAGAACTCGACTAA
- the LOC106315107 gene encoding uncharacterized protein LOC106315107 has translation MSDDWWNELFKEWPAARKLKEKPIANIDLLEKVFGSVHISGAEGWAAQQGEDHLDQQSVDHQDHDDGDAEETDATNMQIPPTQDAPAESRSVGPSSSSRSKGSRKRSRAAQVGQAVADVLSDKNKMIRSHPEFSCNQLTAMEALHSLSAIRHWSPLYKATINHLKQDPTNRQTFLFFKDDENKVLYLEFATGESRDA, from the exons ATGTCAGATGACTGGTGGAATGAACTTTTTAAG GAATGGCCAGCAGCAAGAAAGCTTAAAGAGAAGCCAATAGCAAATATTGACTTGTTGGAAAAAGTGTTTGGATCAGTTCACATTAGTGGAGCTGAAGGATGGGCTGCTCAACAAGGTGAAGACCATTTGGATCAGCAAAGCGTAGACCATCAGGATCATGATGATGGTGATGCTGAAGAGACAGATGCGACAAATATGCAAATTCCTCCTACTCAGGATGCTCCAGCTGAATCAAGATCTGTTGGCCCTTCATCTTCTAGTAGATCAAAAGGTAGCAGGAAAAGATCAAGGGCCGCGCAAGTAGGACAGGCTGTAGCAGATGTTCTTTCTGACAAGAACAAGATGATAAGGAGCCACCCTGAGTTCAGTTGCAACCAGCTTACAGCTATGGAAGCCTTACACTCGCTGTCTGCTATCAGGCATTGGTCTCCTTTGTACAAAGCAACTATCAACCATCTCAAGCAGGACCCAACCAATCGTCAGACCTTCTTGTTCTTTAAAGATGATGAGAACAAGGTTCTCTACTTGGAGTTTGCTACTGGTGAAAGCAGAGATGCTTGA